The following coding sequences lie in one Bacteroidota bacterium genomic window:
- a CDS encoding chorismate-binding protein: MSQVLKYKEVFGKILESKLPFVLYKKPEEEDVYGFIQKDVNIWFVQDFEKDQGFVFSPYEGEEEKILLKSDARLTFEMDDLDISTAYKGMNVQGLFNDSVVAPDTEADKQKHINVVNKAIDSLKKGEIDKVVLTRAELWKAGKVNFSAIYRDLVNTYDDAFVYIWFHPMVGMWIGATPELLIEKDDNYIHSTAIAGTRKYNNAEDSVIEWGSKELQEQKIVSDYIVEVFEKNLMTSIREFGPETIHAGKVEHLKTDITGEMSESTNFNYLIGSLHPTPAVGGVPLKKAKQFIKDNEGHRRDFYTGFLGELNIDNHTELYVNLRCLQVVRDGVKFFVGGGITEDSLAESEWEETVNKSNTLKDIVLNHLS, translated from the coding sequence ATGAGTCAGGTATTAAAATATAAGGAGGTTTTTGGAAAGATTTTGGAAAGTAAACTTCCATTTGTACTGTATAAAAAGCCGGAAGAGGAAGATGTTTATGGATTTATTCAAAAGGATGTAAATATTTGGTTTGTACAGGACTTTGAAAAAGATCAGGGTTTTGTTTTTTCTCCATATGAAGGCGAGGAAGAAAAGATACTACTTAAAAGTGATGCAAGGTTAACCTTTGAGATGGATGATTTGGATATTAGCACAGCTTATAAAGGGATGAATGTGCAGGGCCTTTTTAATGATAGTGTAGTGGCTCCGGATACAGAAGCAGACAAACAAAAACATATAAATGTGGTTAATAAGGCCATTGATTCTTTGAAAAAGGGAGAAATTGATAAGGTCGTTTTAACCAGAGCAGAGTTGTGGAAGGCCGGTAAAGTAAATTTTTCTGCTATTTATAGAGACCTGGTGAATACCTATGATGATGCATTTGTTTATATCTGGTTTCATCCGATGGTAGGGATGTGGATTGGTGCTACACCCGAACTTCTTATTGAAAAAGATGATAATTATATACACTCTACAGCCATAGCAGGAACCAGAAAATACAATAATGCTGAAGATAGTGTAATAGAGTGGGGTAGTAAAGAACTGCAGGAACAAAAAATAGTTTCTGATTATATCGTTGAGGTTTTCGAAAAGAACCTTATGACCTCTATTAGAGAATTCGGACCGGAAACTATCCATGCCGGAAAAGTAGAGCACCTGAAAACCGATATTACCGGAGAAATGTCAGAATCGACCAATTTTAATTACCTGATTGGAAGTTTACATCCGACTCCTGCTGTTGGTGGTGTTCCTCTAAAAAAAGCTAAACAGTTTATTAAAGATAATGAAGGGCACAGAAGAGATTTCTATACCGGTTTTTTAGGAGAACTGAATATAGACAATCACACTGAGCTATATGTTAATTTACGCTGTTTACAGGTAGTTAGAGATGGAGTTAAGTTTTTTGTAGGGGGAGGAATAACCGAAGATAGTCTGGCCGAAAGTGAATGGGAAGAAACGGTAAATAAGTCTAATACTCTTAAGGATATAGTATTGAATCATTTGTCGTGA
- a CDS encoding GPP34 family phosphoprotein — protein MTDKSLNLIEELVLLALDDEKGAFSSKSLAFNYGIAGSVILELSLSEKIEVRDKKVVIKNRKACGDKVVDVYFDKILNSKKDRSLEYWINYIGDRANSVIKETIDSLIIKGILTKKEKKVLWIFTVKRYPALNQKPENSLRKRLSDIVERNREPQVNDLMLLSLIDACDLNIEVFGKVTYNLHKLKVKSIIENSKDSSLINSTIKEIHDLLMAAIIVSITTSTIVASTGK, from the coding sequence ATGACCGATAAATCTTTAAACCTAATAGAAGAACTAGTTCTGCTCGCCTTAGACGATGAAAAAGGTGCGTTTTCATCCAAATCATTAGCTTTTAATTACGGAATTGCAGGATCTGTTATTCTTGAATTATCTTTGAGCGAAAAGATTGAAGTTCGGGATAAAAAGGTTGTCATAAAAAACAGAAAAGCATGCGGAGATAAAGTAGTTGATGTTTATTTTGATAAAATCCTAAATTCAAAAAAAGATAGAAGCCTTGAATACTGGATTAATTACATTGGCGACAGAGCTAATTCTGTAATAAAAGAAACAATAGACAGTCTGATTATTAAGGGAATTTTGACCAAAAAGGAAAAGAAGGTTTTATGGATTTTCACAGTAAAACGATATCCTGCCTTAAATCAAAAGCCAGAAAACAGTTTGAGAAAACGCTTATCGGATATTGTAGAACGAAACCGGGAACCTCAAGTAAATGATTTGATGTTATTAAGCTTAATTGACGCCTGTGATTTGAACATAGAAGTGTTTGGTAAAGTAACATATAATCTTCACAAGTTAAAAGTGAAATCTATTATCGAAAACTCAAAAGACAGCAGTTTAATAAATAGTACTATTAAGGAAATTCACGATTTGTTGATGGCAGCAATTATTGTTTCTATTACAACTTCCACCATTGTTGCAAGCACCGGAAAATAG
- the menD gene encoding 2-succinyl-5-enolpyruvyl-6-hydroxy-3-cyclohexene-1-carboxylic-acid synthase produces the protein MKYPKIKSAQSLIDLLQQKEVKDIIISPGSRNAPLTIGFTENSFFNSYSIVDERSAAFFAMGISQQSNKPSVVVSTSGSALLNYAPAVAEAYYSKIPLIVVSADRPKEWIDQADGQTIRQENALANHILESVTLKEGEDKTSIWFNERLINEAVNISIEKRGPVHINIPFSEPLYETVSEKGVNPKNIKLPKARPQLEVEELERYAEIWNSSSRKMVLVGNHTPNEQVSIQLNHIAKDPSVLVLTETTSNMHGDNFISNIDQLINNLSKDEEEDLKPQILITLGGLIVSKKIKAFLRNCNMYHWHIGDDLKTPDTYQNLSSVFRVDPDMFFSQFFFLKQNKKSDYRDKFLAIRNLRKESHKDFISKTEFSDLKIYDTLIKKLPQDIQLHSSNSSVIRYFQLFDKPGSWDMFCNRGTSGVDGATSTAIGASLYAEKPVVLVTGDISFFYDSNALWNNYIPKNFKIILINNGGGSIFKIIPGPSSSSALEKFFQTKHNLKAKGLAETYGLKYLRADNQENFESALNKLISEKGACILEVNTSKVENEKVLSDYWEYIK, from the coding sequence ATGAAATACCCCAAAATAAAATCAGCACAAAGCCTGATAGATCTTCTTCAGCAAAAGGAAGTAAAAGATATTATTATTTCACCGGGATCGCGAAATGCTCCTTTGACTATTGGCTTTACAGAAAATTCATTTTTTAACTCTTATAGTATTGTTGATGAGAGGAGTGCTGCATTTTTTGCTATGGGTATTTCGCAACAAAGCAATAAGCCTTCTGTAGTTGTAAGTACTTCAGGATCGGCATTGTTGAATTATGCACCTGCTGTTGCTGAAGCATATTATTCAAAAATACCTTTGATTGTAGTTTCTGCCGACAGACCAAAGGAGTGGATTGATCAGGCAGACGGACAAACAATTCGCCAGGAAAATGCTTTAGCTAACCATATTTTGGAAAGTGTAACACTGAAAGAAGGTGAGGATAAAACTTCAATATGGTTTAATGAAAGGTTGATTAATGAAGCTGTTAATATCTCAATAGAGAAAAGGGGACCGGTTCATATAAATATTCCATTTTCGGAACCTCTTTATGAAACTGTTTCTGAAAAAGGGGTTAATCCCAAAAATATTAAGTTACCAAAAGCACGTCCACAGCTCGAAGTAGAAGAGCTGGAGAGATATGCAGAAATATGGAATTCTTCTTCAAGAAAAATGGTTTTGGTGGGTAATCATACACCAAACGAACAAGTCAGCATTCAACTAAATCATATTGCAAAAGATCCTTCTGTTTTGGTGTTAACCGAAACAACTTCGAATATGCATGGCGATAATTTTATTTCAAATATCGATCAGTTGATAAATAACCTGAGTAAGGATGAAGAGGAGGATTTGAAACCCCAGATTCTTATTACTCTTGGGGGCTTGATTGTCTCAAAAAAAATAAAGGCATTTTTGAGGAATTGTAACATGTATCATTGGCATATAGGCGATGATTTGAAAACCCCCGATACTTATCAAAACCTTTCCTCTGTATTTAGAGTAGATCCGGATATGTTTTTCTCTCAGTTTTTCTTTTTGAAACAAAATAAGAAAAGCGATTACAGAGACAAATTTCTTGCTATACGAAACTTAAGGAAAGAATCGCATAAAGATTTTATTTCAAAAACTGAATTTTCGGATTTGAAAATTTATGACACTTTGATAAAAAAATTACCACAGGATATACAGTTACATTCTTCAAATAGCTCGGTTATCAGATATTTTCAGCTATTTGATAAACCCGGGAGCTGGGATATGTTCTGTAACAGAGGAACTAGCGGTGTTGACGGAGCAACATCAACAGCTATAGGTGCTTCGCTGTATGCGGAAAAACCGGTTGTATTGGTTACAGGGGATATCAGCTTTTTTTACGACAGTAATGCTTTGTGGAATAATTATATCCCCAAGAACTTCAAGATTATTTTAATAAATAATGGGGGAGGAAGTATTTTTAAAATAATTCCGGGGCCTTCTTCCAGTTCTGCATTGGAAAAGTTTTTTCAAACAAAACACAATCTTAAGGCAAAGGGCTTAGCAGAAACCTATGGGTTGAAGTACCTTAGAGCAGATAATCAGGAGAACTTTGAAAGTGCCCTGAATAAATTAATCTCTGAAAAAGGAGCATGCATTTTGGAAGTGAATACTTCAAAAGTTGAAAATGAAAAGGTGTTATCCGATTATTGGGAGTATATTAAGTAA
- a CDS encoding DNA mismatch repair protein MutS: protein MKKISSKILKDLEFDQINAYIATLCSSNLGKKAALKIQPFRDAGELKTELTQTDEYLSSHYNENRIPNHDFEDISNDIKLLAIENTFLEEKSYLYLASISETVNEQIKFFEKFEEYYPKLKLKTENVYFTKDITEAVYTVFNRFGELKDNATTTLRSIRKEIAEVRKGIDQNFQKALSRYSQAGYLDDIRESVIDNKRVLAVAASYRKKVNGNMLGSSRTGSIVFMEPDSVLKLTRELSSLEYEERQEIVRILKLLTDLLRPHKELFENYLILLTDLDVIRAKAKYAQEINACLPKINDDNSMELIDAYHPILYKNNLAEKAETVPQSIQLEPDQRIIVISGPNAGGKSITLKTLGLIQVMLQSGILVPVHERSSMCFFDKILTDIGDNQSIENHLSTYSYRLKNMNYFLKNVDKNTLFLIDEFGTGSDPELGGALAEVFLEEFYDNGAYGVITTHYTNIKVKVEELDEAINANMLFNEKTLEPLYKLIVGQAGSSFTFEVAQKNGIPFRLINRAKKKVRQENVRLDKTIAKLQKERSKLEVTTTELASKEMKASEQKKKYESISEKISQKLEDYQIQFDSQAKTITLGKKLQLIAEDYFRKPNKKKLFTETLKVVEMENSKKREKQKENKVTKKKATTEKKKQEKVAAEMEQKVVVIREKKKEKLKEEAKKPPKPQYTLKVGDTARLIGGMAYGTIEKIEKKKAFLNYGSFTTTVSIDELELVNAAKK, encoded by the coding sequence ATGAAAAAGATATCATCTAAAATACTTAAAGATTTAGAATTCGATCAGATCAATGCTTACATAGCAACTCTATGTAGTTCTAATCTTGGAAAAAAAGCAGCTTTAAAAATTCAACCTTTTAGAGATGCAGGGGAGCTTAAAACTGAATTAACCCAAACCGATGAATATCTTTCGTCTCATTACAACGAAAACAGAATTCCAAATCACGATTTCGAAGACATAAGTAATGATATCAAATTACTGGCAATAGAAAATACTTTTCTTGAGGAAAAATCATACCTGTATCTGGCTTCTATCTCTGAAACAGTTAACGAGCAGATAAAATTCTTTGAGAAGTTTGAAGAGTACTATCCTAAGCTGAAACTAAAAACAGAAAATGTCTATTTTACAAAAGACATAACAGAGGCTGTTTATACAGTTTTCAACAGATTTGGAGAGCTTAAAGACAATGCAACAACTACATTAAGATCTATTCGAAAGGAAATAGCAGAAGTTAGAAAAGGAATTGATCAAAACTTTCAAAAGGCACTTTCGCGATACTCACAGGCGGGTTATTTAGATGATATCAGAGAATCTGTTATAGATAATAAAAGGGTGCTTGCTGTTGCTGCTTCATATAGAAAGAAAGTAAACGGTAATATGCTTGGATCTTCCAGAACCGGAAGTATCGTTTTCATGGAGCCCGACAGTGTACTAAAACTTACCCGGGAGCTATCATCTTTAGAATATGAGGAACGTCAGGAAATAGTAAGAATTCTTAAGCTTCTCACAGACCTGCTCAGGCCACACAAAGAATTATTTGAAAACTATTTAATCTTGTTGACCGATCTGGATGTAATCAGGGCAAAAGCTAAATATGCTCAGGAAATTAACGCATGCCTGCCAAAAATAAATGACGATAACAGCATGGAGCTGATCGATGCTTATCATCCTATCTTATATAAAAATAATTTGGCTGAAAAAGCAGAAACGGTTCCCCAAAGTATACAGCTGGAGCCCGATCAAAGAATAATTGTTATTTCAGGTCCAAACGCAGGAGGAAAAAGTATTACTCTAAAAACTCTCGGACTGATACAGGTGATGCTGCAAAGTGGAATACTGGTACCTGTGCACGAACGTTCTTCAATGTGTTTTTTCGATAAGATATTAACGGATATCGGGGATAATCAATCAATAGAAAACCACTTGAGTACATATTCCTATCGATTAAAAAACATGAACTATTTCCTGAAAAATGTAGATAAAAATACACTTTTCTTAATTGATGAATTTGGTACAGGATCCGATCCTGAATTGGGTGGCGCTCTGGCGGAAGTATTTCTTGAAGAATTTTATGATAATGGTGCTTATGGGGTTATAACAACTCACTACACAAATATTAAAGTAAAAGTTGAAGAGTTGGACGAAGCGATAAATGCCAATATGCTTTTTAATGAAAAAACTCTTGAACCTCTGTATAAACTGATAGTAGGACAAGCCGGAAGTTCTTTTACTTTCGAAGTTGCACAAAAAAATGGTATTCCTTTCAGGTTAATAAACAGAGCTAAGAAAAAGGTAAGACAGGAAAACGTAAGGCTCGATAAAACAATAGCTAAATTACAAAAGGAACGTTCGAAACTAGAAGTTACTACCACCGAACTTGCTTCAAAGGAGATGAAAGCTTCCGAACAAAAGAAGAAATACGAAAGTATAAGCGAAAAAATATCTCAAAAACTTGAAGATTATCAAATACAGTTCGACTCTCAGGCAAAAACCATAACTCTTGGTAAAAAGCTGCAGCTTATTGCCGAAGATTATTTTAGAAAACCAAACAAGAAAAAGCTTTTCACTGAAACATTGAAAGTGGTTGAAATGGAAAATTCAAAAAAACGGGAAAAGCAAAAAGAAAATAAAGTCACAAAGAAAAAGGCTACCACAGAAAAGAAAAAACAGGAGAAAGTGGCTGCAGAAATGGAACAAAAAGTTGTTGTAATTAGAGAAAAGAAGAAAGAAAAATTAAAAGAGGAAGCCAAAAAACCACCAAAACCCCAATACACTCTGAAAGTTGGCGATACCGCCCGATTAATAGGTGGAATGGCTTATGGAACAATCGAAAAAATAGAAAAGAAAAAAGCCTTTTTAAACTACGGCTCCTTCACTACCACGGTTTCAATCGACGAATTGGAGCTTGTGAACGCTGCTAAAAAATAG